From the Natrarchaeobaculum aegyptiacum genome, one window contains:
- the nikC gene encoding nickel transporter permease, whose translation MSERHARSGSARHASRAILEWVRDRTRSQLAWSLRSNSSVRLGGGLVILLSIVAVVGPVLTPYDPTAQVLENRLQGPSLAHPLGTDALGRDVATRIVYGARVSLALAIVATAVRVLVGTTIGLVAGTVGGVVDAALMRLVDVQLAFPALVLALVIAGVLGPSLRNVLIALSVVGWASYARVVRGTVLAVRDRPFVEAARLFGTPRRRLVRRHLLPNALTPVVVLATMNLGTIVLTAAGLSFLGLGAQPPTPEWGTMIAGGREYLRSAPWLVTGPGIAIMVTVIGFSVLGDGLRDVLDPDHLDDGQRRRG comes from the coding sequence GTGAGTGAGCGACACGCCCGTTCCGGGTCGGCCAGACACGCCTCGAGAGCGATCCTCGAGTGGGTCCGGGACCGAACGCGCTCGCAACTCGCGTGGTCGCTTCGATCCAACTCGAGTGTCCGCCTCGGCGGCGGACTGGTCATCCTGCTCTCGATCGTCGCCGTCGTCGGGCCGGTGCTTACGCCGTACGACCCGACCGCGCAGGTGCTCGAGAACCGACTCCAGGGTCCCTCACTCGCCCACCCACTTGGTACCGACGCGCTCGGGCGGGACGTGGCGACGCGGATCGTCTACGGCGCACGAGTCTCGCTCGCCCTCGCGATCGTCGCGACGGCCGTCCGGGTCCTCGTCGGAACGACGATCGGCCTCGTGGCAGGGACAGTCGGTGGAGTCGTCGATGCCGCACTGATGCGCCTCGTCGACGTTCAACTCGCCTTCCCCGCGCTCGTCCTCGCGCTCGTGATCGCGGGCGTCCTCGGGCCGAGCCTGCGGAACGTGCTGATCGCCCTTTCGGTCGTCGGCTGGGCGAGCTACGCCCGCGTCGTTCGCGGAACCGTCCTCGCGGTCAGAGACCGCCCGTTCGTCGAGGCTGCCCGCCTCTTCGGGACGCCGCGACGACGGCTCGTTCGCCGACACCTGTTGCCGAACGCCCTCACGCCAGTGGTCGTCCTCGCGACGATGAACCTCGGGACGATCGTCCTCACCGCCGCCGGACTCTCCTTTCTCGGGCTGGGCGCACAGCCGCCCACGCCCGAGTGGGGAACGATGATCGCTGGCGGCCGGGAGTACCTGCGTTCTGCCCCGTGGCTCGTCACCGGCCCGGGTATCGCGATCATGGTGACCGTCATCGGCTTCAGCGTCCTCGGTGACGGCCTGCGAGACGT